Proteins from one Juglans microcarpa x Juglans regia isolate MS1-56 chromosome 6S, Jm3101_v1.0, whole genome shotgun sequence genomic window:
- the LOC121237813 gene encoding homeobox-leucine zipper protein ATHB-12-like, whose amino-acid sequence MAESELHNLVCSRKKKNMRRFNEEQTKSLEVMFEAESRPEAQVKQQLANELGLRPRQVAIWFQNRRARLKTRQIEREYCMLKASYDNLASNFESLKRENHQLLIQLQKLKNLLGKQYGNEKGSSSAGESEKGDPIFEAKHKPSMSILPEGYDQKTNMLPGAGDTNSGHAQCSEEETGILKTAQPIIDHGSQTSSDDWCNCFPDDSSGNSLWWELWSSSIAHPLQLT is encoded by the exons atggcAGAATCTGAACTGCACAATCTCGTATGTtcgaggaagaaaaagaacatgcGAAGGTTCAATGAAGAACAAACCAAGTCGCTGGAAGTTATGTTCGAAGCAGAGTCGAGACCAGAGGCTCAAGTAAAACAGCAGCTGGCCAACGAGCTTGGACTGCGGCCTCGCCAGGTTGCTATATGGTTCCAGAATCGGAGAGCTAGATTGAAAACTAGGCAGATTGAGCGAGAATACTGCATGTTAAAAGCAAGTTATGACAATCTGGCTTCCAATTTTGAGTCCCTAAAAAGAGAGAATCATCAACTCCTGATTCAG TTACAGAAACTGAAAAACCTGCTGGGTAAGCAGTATGGGAACGAAAAAGGAAGTAGCAGTGCTGGCGAATCAGAGAAAGGAGATCCTATATTTGAAGCAAAACATAAACCCAGCATGAGCATTCTACCAGAAGGTTACGACCAGAAAACAAACATGCTTCCTGGGGCTGGGGATACTAACAGCGGGCATGCCCAGTGCTCTGAGGAAGAAACTGGGATTCTAAAGACAGCACAACCAATAATAGATCATGGTTCCCAAACGTCATCAGATGATTGGTGCAATTGTTTTCCAGACGATTCAAGTGGGAATTCACTGTGGTGGGAGTTATGGTCTTCATCAATTGCACACCCATTACAATTAACATGA
- the LOC121237814 gene encoding mediator of RNA polymerase II transcription subunit 10b-like: protein MDSSQSAATAGTGGGGNGMTTSQSSAMVATTVVDDPKKNLNQVTNSIQKVLGLLHQLYLTVSSFNAASQLPLLQCLNSLVLELDNMVKLAEKCNIQVPMEVLNLIDDGKNPDEFTRDVINSCIAKNQITKGKTDAFKGLHRHLLEELEQAFPDEVESYREIRAASAAELKHLAQAQTTLPNGDVKIKSEL from the exons ATGGATTCATCACAGAGTGCAGCAACAGCAGGGACTGGTGGTGGAGGTAATGGGATGACGACCTCTCAGTCCAGTGCCATGGTGGCAACAACTGTTGTGGACGATCCAAAGAAGAACTTGAACCAGGTCACCAACTCTATCCAGAAAGTTTTGGGCCTCCTTCACCAGCTCTACCTAACTGTATCTTCCTTCAATGCTGCCTCTCagcttcctcttcttcaatGCCT CAATTCTCTTGTTTTGGAGCTTGACAACATGGTTAAATTAGCTGAGAAGTGCAACATTCAGGTTCCTATGGAGGTTCTTAA TTTGATTGATGATGGGAAAAATCCAGATGAATTCACAAGGGATGTCATAAACAGCTGTATTGCCAAAAATCAGATCACCAAAGGCAAAACTGATGCCTTCAAG ggttTACACAGACATCTTTTGGAAGAACTTGAGCAAGCATTTCCTGATGAAGTTGAATCTTACCGAGAAATACGCGCGGCCTCTGCTGCT GAATTGAAACACCTTGCACAAGCACAAACCACCTTGCCAAATGGAGATGTGAAGATTAAGTCCGAGCTTTAG
- the LOC121237176 gene encoding cytochrome P450 78A9-like, whose amino-acid sequence METQVDTLWVLVLASKCKAFSSQNTIFLFVFLCGAWLSLALWYWAYPGGPAWGRYWWKISNKTKPKPIPGPRGFPVLGSMYLMANLAHHKLAAAAAWFGAKRLMAFSLGETRFIVTCNPDVAKEILNSSVFADRPVKESAYSLMFNKAIGFAPYGVYWRTLRRIAATHLFCPKQINASETQRSKIAAQMVSTCGSGELSVRDILKRASLNNMMCSVFGRNYELEPSDRESDELGQLVQEGYELLGKLNWSDHLPWLSGLDLQKIRFRCSKLTPKVKRFVNRIIQEHRTQTGQRNHDFVDVLLSLEGPDKLSDNDMVAVLWEMIFRGTDTVAVLIEWILARMVLHPDIQSKVQDELDQVVGRSRPLKESDIQSMVYLPAVVKEVLRLHPPGPLLSWARLAITDTTVDGYDVPQGTTAMVNMWAITRDPHVWQDPLDFKPERFVCKDAADVLEFSVLGSDLRLAPFGSGRRTCPGKALALTTVTFWVATLLHEFEWAQSDRNPVDLSEVLKLSCEMANPLTVQLKPRRR is encoded by the exons ATGGAAACACAGGTAGATACCTTGTGGGTTTTGGTACTGGCTTCCAAATGCAAAGCTTTCTCTTCTCAAAACACCATTTTTCTCTTCGTTTTTCTCTGCGGGGCTTGGCTGTCCTTGGCTTTGTGGTACTGGGCTTATCCTGGAGGTCCTGCATGGGGGCGGTATTGGTGGAAAATATCAAACAAGACCAAGCCGAAGCCAATACCAGGGCCACGAGGGTTCCCTGTGCTGGGAAGCATGTACCTTATGGCTAACCTGGCTCACCACAAGCTCGCTGCAGCTGCAGCGTGGTTCGGGGCTAAGCGGCTGATGGCTTTCAGTCTCGGTGAAACCCGCTTCATCGTGACGTGCAACCCTGATGTAGCTAAAGAGATTCTCAACAGCTCCGTCTTCGCGGATCGTCCGGTGAAAGAATCTGCGTACAGCTTAATGTTCAATAAAGCGATAGGTTTCGCTCCTTACGGAGTTTACTGGCGAACACTGAGGAGAATCGCCGCCACTCATCTATTCTGCCCCAAACAAATCAACGCTTCTGAGACTCAGAGGTCCAAAATCGCTGCTCAAATGGTGTCCACATGCGGTTCTGGAGAGTTATCTGTCCGCGATATACTGAAGCGAGCTTCGCTCAACAACATGATGTGCTCGGTGTTTGGACGAAACTATGAACTCGAGCCATCGGACAGAGAAAGCGACGAACTGGGTCAGCTCGTGCAAGAAGGTTACGAGCTGTTAGGAAAACTCAACTGGTCCGACCACCTTCCATGGCTTTCAGGTCTTGACCTTCAGAAAATCAGGTTCAGATGCTCCAAACTGACCCCTAAAGTGAAGCGGTTCGTGAACCGGATTATCCAAGAGCATAGAACCCAAACTGGCCAAAGAAACCATGATTTTGTGGACGTTCTTCTCTCTCTTGAAGGGCCTGATAAATTATCTGACAACGATATGGTCGCCGTGCTGTGG GAGATGATATTCAGAGGAACAGATACTGTAGCGGTTTTGATAGAGTGGATACTGGCGAGGATGGTACTCCACCCTGATATCCAATCGAAAGTGCAAGATGAGCTCGACCAAGTCGTCGGAAGATCACGCCCGTTGAAGGAATCGGATATTCAATCGATGGTTTACCTGCCGGCGGTGGTGAAGGAAGTTCTGAGGCTCCACCCACCGGGGCCACTCCTATCGTGGGCCCGCCTGGCCATCACGGATACTACAGTCGATGGATATGACGTGCCTCAGGGGACCACAGCGATGGTTAACATGTGGGCCATCACGAGGGACCCACATGTATGGCAGGACCCACTCGACTTCAAGCCAGAGAGGTTCGTGTGCAAGGATGCAGCTGACGTACTGGAGTTCTCTGTGCTGGGGTCCGACCTCAGGCTCGCGCCATTCGGGTCTGGTCGTAGGACATGCCCCGGGAAGGCATTGGCTCTGACCACGGTGACCTTCTGGGTGGCAACTTTGTTGCATGAATTCGAGTGGGCGCAATCGGATCGCAACCCGGTGGATCTCTCCGAGGTGCTGAAGCTTTCATGTGAAATGGCAAACCCTCTTACCGTGCAACTGAAACCAAGGCGCAGATAA